In the genome of Vicia villosa cultivar HV-30 ecotype Madison, WI linkage group LG7, Vvil1.0, whole genome shotgun sequence, one region contains:
- the LOC131617986 gene encoding methyl jasmonate esterase 1-like, whose amino-acid sequence MMKRDMHFVHILFLLTLSPLICVSGSHFVLVHGACHGAWCWYKVATLLKSAGHKVTTVELAASGINPIQVQQIRQISQYHEPLMKFMESLPLEEKVVLVGHSLAGLSMSIAMEKFPEKISVAVFATSFVLSQNLTYPAILKEQARRNNSLMDTKDFYFDGPDKPATARLFGPKYLASTFYQLSPPEDLTLAMTLVRPMPLYSDYELLEKETKVTYERNGKVPKIFIIAQRDKLVSEDFQRWIIERSGPYAEVRVIKNADHMVIFSKVRSLTSRLLRIARKY is encoded by the exons atgatgaaaaggGACATGCATTTTGTTCACATTCTTTTCTTATTAACTCTTTCTCCTTTAATTTGTGTTAGTGGTTCCCATTTTGTGCTTGTTCATGGAGCATGCCATGGTGCATGGTGTTGGTATAAGGTGGCAACTTTGCTTAAATCAGCTGGTCATAAAGTTACAACTGTTGAATTGGCGGCTTCCGGTATCAATCCGATACAGGTCCAACAGATTCGTCAAATTTCACAATATCATGAACCTTTGATGAAATTTATGGAATCTCTACCATTAGAAGAGAAGGTGGTTCTTGTTGGTCATAGTCTTGCCGGATTGTCTATGTCTATCGCTATGGAAAAATTTCCAGAGAAAATTTCAGTTGCGGTTTTCGCAACTTCATTCGTGCTTAGTCAAAACCTCACTTACCCTGCTATTCTTAAAGAG CAAGCTAGAAGGAATAATTCTTTAATGGATACAAAAGATTTCTATTTTGATGGACCAGACAAACCTGCAACTGCTAGACTGTTTGGACCCAAATACTTGGCATCCACGTTTTATCAATTATCACCACCTGAG GATTTGACCCTTGCAATGACACTGGTGAGACCTATGCCACTTTATAGTGATTATGAATTATTGGAGAAGGAAACAAAAGTTACCTATGAAAGAAATGGAAAGGTGCCTAAAATTTTTATCATTGCTCAAAGGGATAAATTAGTATCAGAGGATTTTCAAAGGTGGATAATTGAGAGAAGTGGTCCATATGCTGAGGTGAGAGTGATTAAGAATGCTGATCACATGGTTATTTTCTCCAAAGTAAGGAGCCTTACTTCTAGGCTTCTAAGGATTGCAaggaaatattaa